Genomic DNA from Magnetococcales bacterium:
TTACAACTTTCATTTTGTTGACCCCTCCGAAGCCTCGATATAGACCTCAATCGCCTCACGAATATTCTGAATGGCGATCTCCCGTGTTTCCCCCTGACTGATGCAGCCCGGCAGGCTGGGACACTCCGCTACCCAAAAACCGTCTTCGCCTGGTAACTATTCAGGATCCTGTTCAGCGTGACATGACGGAGTCAACAGCGAAAGGAAAAGTCCCAGGGGCGCCCCCTGGACCCCATGGGGTTGGAAGTCAACAGCAAAGAGTCCCAGGGCGCTGCCCTGGACCCGTTGGGGGGGATAATCCCCCCCAAACCCCCGTATACCTGAACAGATACATAAATGACGACTTGTATCCTATTGGTTCCCTTGGCTTCGCCAGTGACCAGCCACCTTCCTGGGAAAAAGTCCCCCCACGGCGGATCGGATGTCAATGCGTTTTGCGGAGAATTGTTGAAACAGGCTGGAAATCCGGCTGTAAAAAGGTTAAAAATGGGGACGATGGATATTCCGGCTTCTCCCTTTAGCCAGGGCAGCGAACCATGAACCCCAGCACCGACAGTGCGGAACAGCCCGCCAGACATGCCGAACGCATCCGCTTCATCACCAACCTCACCTTTCGGGGCGATGACGGGTTGGTCGTCGAGGGGCATACCACCGATGTCAGCTTGAGCGGCGCCTTCCTCTTCACCGATGTCATCCCCCCCGCCGCCAAGGTCGGCCAGGGCGGTATCGTCGAGGTGCTGGTGCGCGAAGGCGAACGGGAGTTCAACATGACCTTCCCCTGCTCCATCGCCCGGGTGACGGAACGCGGTCTCGGTCTGTTCTTCGATCAGCAGGAAGAGGAGGAAGAGGATGTCTGACAATCCCTTTCATCTGACCCCCGAAGAACGCAAAACGGCCAAGATGAAAATCGACCACACCCCCCCTGAAGCCCAATCTGATCGTTCCTGCTGGCTTGGTTGGATCTTTTTTGATGAAATTATTTCTTTCTTCGCCGGGCTTTTCTCCTGGGTTACGGGCGGACGTTGAGCCCTGACGCCGTTCTCCTGGGGCAGTGGCTCAAGGAGGCCCTGCTGGCCCGCCAGGCGGGGAACCTCGTTGCGGCCCACGAGGCCTGCCAGCGCATTCTGCGTGTCGATGCCGGACATGCCGACGCCCATTTCATCCTCGGACTGCTGGCCCAGGCGCAAAATCGCCACGAAGAGGCGGTCGGCCTGTTCCAAAAGG
This window encodes:
- a CDS encoding type II toxin-antitoxin system HicB family antitoxin, which encodes MPGCISQGETREIAIQNIREAIEVYIEASEGSTK
- a CDS encoding PilZ domain-containing protein; this translates as MNPSTDSAEQPARHAERIRFITNLTFRGDDGLVVEGHTTDVSLSGAFLFTDVIPPAAKVGQGGIVEVLVREGEREFNMTFPCSIARVTERGLGLFFDQQEEEEEDV